CCTCCGAGGTGCCAAAGCCGGTGTCCGAGAGGTGCCACTTGCCCTTGAACGCGGTGTAATAGCCCTGTTCGCGCATCATGTGCCCGAGCGTGGGGGTGTCCGGTGTCAGTGGCTTGATCCAGGCGAAGTCCGTGTTGTCCCACGTGCCCAGCGTTTTCGCGTGCTGGCCGGTCCACATCGCGGTACGAGACGGTGTGCACTGCGGAACCGTGCAATAGTGTTGATCGAGGGTGACGCCTTTGTCCATCAGCGACTGCAGTGCGGGAAGCTCGACGTCGTCGGGAAGTTCCATGCGCATGTCTCACTGGTCCATGCAGAGAATGAGAATGTTGGATTGTGTTATGCCACCCCATAGTATCGACCTTTACGTGGCTAGTTTTGGGCATAGGGGCGGGTGATGCCGCCGGGCATGTCCGCTTCAAGGGGTTCTAAGAACGCAATGGCGGAGTCGTTGCCCAAGCGAGTAGCGAGCTTGAGCAGCACAAACATCATCAACGTGTTGAGCAGCGCGATGGTGACAAACACCAGCGGGTCGTCGAAACTCTGCGCCGTGATCATTGCTGCGGCAGTGTTGCGCTGCGCGGTGCCCAATGCACCGAGCTGAGCGTGGTTCGTGTTGCCCTGGCCAGTACCGTATCCCATGTAGAAGGCGATCAGAAGCACGACGACACCGATGATGATCGCGATCCACAGGTCAACGTCCGCCATCTCGGGCAGGTAGCCAATGATGGTGAAGATGAGCAGCCCGTAGAGCGCCAGGTTAGAAATCTTCGCCACCCAGGGCTGCACGGTCGCCGCGAGCTTTTCGACGCCAACGTGGCAGACCATGCCGAGCGCCAGCGGGAGGATCATCTGCAGAAGTAGCGGCTGGGCGATCTGCCACACGTCGACCTCGATGCCGTCGATAAGGCGGGGCAACAGGAAAGGCAAAAAGCCGACGGTGGAGACCATGAGTACCATCTGTATGGTCGCGCCGGCAGCGATGTCGTTATCGCTTTCCTGCGTTAGCTTGATCAGCAGCGGGGCCCCGGCGGCGCAGGCGAACAGGATCAGCGCCGTCGAGTACGGCGCGCCGATGCCGGTGATGATGATGAACAACAGCATCACACCGGGCACGACTAGGAAGTTAGCCACAACCATGCGGGTGAGAAACTGCCAGTCGCGCAGGTGCTTGGCAATGCGCGCCGGGTGCTGGGTAAGGCCCACGTTGAACATGCTGGTGAGTACGAAGAGCGTGGTGAGCGTACTCGCTAAGGATTGGAAGAACTCAAACATGGGCTGACCTCGCCACTGGTAGGGTCGCTGACATGGCCAGGCTGACAAAGCTAATCGACGTCGCGCCGACCACCTTTACGGCCGGGTCTAACGATTTCTACCCTGAGGAGTCCCCGCAGCGAACAGTCCGCGTCGACGCGTTTGCGCTGGAGGCCGACCCCGTCACCAATGCCCGATTCGCACGGTTCGTCCAAGAGACGGGCTACGTCACCGTGGCCGAGCGGGTGCCATCCGCGGAGGAATTCCCCGGCGTCGACCTGGAGCTGCTGGTCGCGGGCGCGCTGGTGTTTCAGCCCACCACGGGCCCGGTGGACCTGCGCGACTGGCGGCAGTGGTGGCGCTTCGAGCCTGGGGCGTCGTGGCGCGCGCCGTACGGGCCGTCCGGCGTGAGCCACGAGGACATTCCGGATCACCCGGTGGTCCAGGTGGCCTACCCGGATGCCGTGGCGTACGCGCGGTGGGCGGGGCGCCGGCTGCCGACCGAGCTGGAACTCGAGTGCGCTGCCCGCGCCGGGCGCGCGGCAACCACCTACGCCTGGGGTGAGGAGTACGCGCCGGACGGGATCGTCCGCGCCAACACCTGGCAGGGTCGCTTCCCCTACGACAACCAGGGATGGGGTACGACGTCGCCGATGGGCCAGTTCGGCCGTAACCCGTGGGGTTTTTCTGACCTGATTGGCAACGTGTGGCAGTGGAGCTCGACCTACTACGCGTCCGGTGCGGCGCGCGGTGTCGTCGAGCGAGCCGGCTCGTGCTGTGCGCCGTCGTCAGCCCTGGATGAGGCGCGCCGCGTGGCGACGGCTCCGGGCGAGACCTACCCGCGCCGGGTGGTCAAGGGCGGCTCGCACCTGTGTGCGCCCGAGTACTGCCACCGCTACCGCCCGCCCGCGCGCCAAGGCCAGTCGGGGGACTCTGCGACCACGCATATCGGGTTCCGCTGCGCGGCGTAAGTGCCGGTGTTACTGCGGGGTGTGGGCCTCGCGCTCGAGTCCCCACCGCGTCAGCTCGGCGACGTTCGGGTCGCGCGGAAGCAGCGAGTGGATCACCGGGGCGAAGCCCGGGTAGGCCTTTTCCAGGTCGATGTTGATCACGTCCGCCCCGTCGACGCTGTCGAGGATGGACGCCTCGTTTGGGGTGACCGTGCGGTCGGCCGGGGTGTAGATCGAGGTGTAGACCACCCGCGGGTCGGAATCGGGCAGGTCCCCGATCTCCTCGAAAAACGGCGAGCCCGCCAGCTGCTGCAGCGCGCTCGTGCTGGCGACGGCCTCGGCGATGCCGGGGCGGCGCTGGATAAACGGGATGACGCGCTCGGCCAACCCGCCGATGTCGGTGCCGTGGAAATTCGCCCCGATGGCCACGACGCGGCGGACGTTCTCGGCGCCGCCGCCGGCGATGTAGAGCTTGGTCAGCAGCCCGCCCTGGGAGTGGGCAACAATGTCGACCTTGTCTGAGCCTGTCGCGGCTTTGACCCTTTCCACGTTGTCGGCGAGCTCGCGAACGAGGTCGTTGAGGTCGCCGAAGCCGTGCAGCACGGGGATGATCGCGGCCAGACTCGCGCGATCGTTGGTGCCGTAGTCGAAGCCCCACGTCCAATAACCGTGTTCGCGCAGGTACAGGGCGTTGACGGTGAACGTGTTCGTGGCGCTGGTGAACCCGTGGACATACAGCACCGGGGTCGGGTGGGAAGGTGAGAAGTCCGAGTCATTAAACGGTAGCTCGGGTCGCCGCGTGGCGCCGATGTAGACGCCAGCGGCGTACATTCCGAGGAGCGCGAGGTGGGTGAGCTTCATACCTAAAGCCTAGTGCCGCGGGGGCGCGATGAGCTAGGCGTCGATGTAGGTGCTCACCAGGAAGCGGTTGATGTCGGAGCGGTTGATCACGCCGACGACATGGCCTGCGTCGTCGACCACGGGGGCCTTCTTCAGATGCCGGTCCGCGAGCGCTGCGGAGATGTGGCCGAGATCGTCGTTGACGTTGACGGTGATGACCGGTTCCGTGGCAATGCTCGCAACCCTCCGGTCCAGCACGGTGGAAACATCCGTGGAGAACTCGGGGGAGTCCTCGTTCTTCAACAGTGCGTACGGGGTGGTGAAGGCGGGCACCGAATCGCTAATGGCGTTGAGCACGTCACCGTCGGAGACGAAGCCTCGCAGCGTCCCGTTCGTGATCAGCGGGGCGCCGGAGATGCGGTTGGACACGAACAGGTGCAGGGCCTCGCGGATCGTGGCGTCGGGTGCGAGGTGGTAGACGTCAGTCTTCATTAGGCGGCTGACCAGGGAGTCCGGAGCGACCGGCGTTGCTTCCGTGCGCGGGGCGTCCGCGGTGGCGCGCGTGCCGGTGTAGCCGAGCACGGCTGCGGCAAGGGCCAGGGCGAACAGAACCGCGCCGACGAGAAAGAACCCGGTGTTGGCGGTGTCAGTGCCCTCACCGCGGGCAAGAACCGCGCCGTAGATTCCGGTGGACAGCCCGGTACCGAGGAAGCCGGCGATCTGGAAGCTGGTCGAGAAGATCGTTACGCCGTCCGGGTTGAGCTGGCGGGGCAGCGAGCCCAGCGCGAAGGACTGCACTGGGCCGATGGTCAGGGCAGAACCCACGATCGCGGGGATGTAGACCAGAGTGATCATCCACAGGGCGTCGACACGTATGGTGTACGCGGTGGCGAGCGCGAAGATGGCCATCAGCGTCATGCCGGCGGGCAGCAGCCAGCGCGCGCCGCGCGCGTCGTAGATGTTACCGGCGATGGGGCCGAACACGGCCGCGCACAAAATCGCGGGGAAAAGCACGAGCGAGGCGGTGAGCCCCGAGGTGCCCTGCACGCTTTGCAGGTGCGTGGGCACGAGGATGTTCATGGAGAACACGATGATCAGCGCGACGACGTTGATGACCACGCCCGCGGTAAACGGGAAGACCCTCAGCGGGGCGAGGTTGATCAGCGGGTTGGCAATCGTGCCCTGGCGCTTAACGAACAGCCCCAGCGCCACCGCGCCGACGAAGAATGCGGCGGC
Above is a window of Corynebacterium sanguinis DNA encoding:
- a CDS encoding esterase/lipase family protein is translated as MKLTHLALLGMYAAGVYIGATRRPELPFNDSDFSPSHPTPVLYVHGFTSATNTFTVNALYLREHGYWTWGFDYGTNDRASLAAIIPVLHGFGDLNDLVRELADNVERVKAATGSDKVDIVAHSQGGLLTKLYIAGGGAENVRRVVAIGANFHGTDIGGLAERVIPFIQRRPGIAEAVASTSALQQLAGSPFFEEIGDLPDSDPRVVYTSIYTPADRTVTPNEASILDSVDGADVINIDLEKAYPGFAPVIHSLLPRDPNVAELTRWGLEREAHTPQ
- a CDS encoding bile acid:sodium symporter family protein, with product MFEFFQSLASTLTTLFVLTSMFNVGLTQHPARIAKHLRDWQFLTRMVVANFLVVPGVMLLFIIITGIGAPYSTALILFACAAGAPLLIKLTQESDNDIAAGATIQMVLMVSTVGFLPFLLPRLIDGIEVDVWQIAQPLLLQMILPLALGMVCHVGVEKLAATVQPWVAKISNLALYGLLIFTIIGYLPEMADVDLWIAIIIGVVVLLIAFYMGYGTGQGNTNHAQLGALGTAQRNTAAAMITAQSFDDPLVFVTIALLNTLMMFVLLKLATRLGNDSAIAFLEPLEADMPGGITRPYAQN
- a CDS encoding MFS transporter, whose translation is MSASVPHRHTGGSRFIMVAAALAAFIATFNETFLNVGFTPIMTDLGVTVPTVQWLATACMLGAAVMTPTAGFFITRFGTKPLFLATTSTLVIGGIVTALAPNFPFLLAGRIIQSIGTGLLVPIGMMIALTVSPKPKIGKYMGIMGSMTTLGPSIAILASGFILELTDSNWRALCWAFTALSALVFVVGAATVYNISESEKARLDYPSLVLVAIGLIGLLYGISTIFGPAKLTAAAAFFVGAVALGLFVKRQGTIANPLINLAPLRVFPFTAGVVINVVALIIVFSMNILVPTHLQSVQGTSGLTASLVLFPAILCAAVFGPIAGNIYDARGARWLLPAGMTLMAIFALATAYTIRVDALWMITLVYIPAIVGSALTIGPVQSFALGSLPRQLNPDGVTIFSTSFQIAGFLGTGLSTGIYGAVLARGEGTDTANTGFFLVGAVLFALALAAAVLGYTGTRATADAPRTEATPVAPDSLVSRLMKTDVYHLAPDATIREALHLFVSNRISGAPLITNGTLRGFVSDGDVLNAISDSVPAFTTPYALLKNEDSPEFSTDVSTVLDRRVASIATEPVITVNVNDDLGHISAALADRHLKKAPVVDDAGHVVGVINRSDINRFLVSTYIDA
- a CDS encoding SUMF1/EgtB/PvdO family nonheme iron enzyme, which codes for MARLTKLIDVAPTTFTAGSNDFYPEESPQRTVRVDAFALEADPVTNARFARFVQETGYVTVAERVPSAEEFPGVDLELLVAGALVFQPTTGPVDLRDWRQWWRFEPGASWRAPYGPSGVSHEDIPDHPVVQVAYPDAVAYARWAGRRLPTELELECAARAGRAATTYAWGEEYAPDGIVRANTWQGRFPYDNQGWGTTSPMGQFGRNPWGFSDLIGNVWQWSSTYYASGAARGVVERAGSCCAPSSALDEARRVATAPGETYPRRVVKGGSHLCAPEYCHRYRPPARQGQSGDSATTHIGFRCAA